The following are encoded in a window of Rhodopirellula bahusiensis genomic DNA:
- a CDS encoding transglutaminase family protein, translating into MPRSVTYNIVHETKYRYSEPVAVCLNQLRMRPQTRPPSVVCNQCSVSIDPVPAKIDMHPDYFGNIVDSFAIESPHEALVVNVTSQVQVNAINPFDSPGIPTVAELVNAIRTGQNESDLFAKEYIFASPRIPLGDHFAEYARSIMDESSSLLDAVLHLTKHINEDFQYDSTATDVATTTQAAFELKAGVCQDFSHVQIACLRSLGLPARYVSGYLRTLPPPGKPRLIGNDESHAWISVYAGETLGWIDFDPTNACQIGVDHIPVCVGRDYDDISPMRGIVLGGGDTTLAVKVDVAPVELPTEVGPPA; encoded by the coding sequence ATGCCTCGGTCGGTTACTTACAACATCGTTCACGAAACGAAGTACAGATACAGCGAACCCGTTGCGGTCTGCTTGAATCAACTTCGCATGCGTCCGCAAACTCGTCCGCCGTCGGTGGTTTGCAACCAGTGTTCGGTTTCGATTGATCCGGTGCCTGCGAAAATCGACATGCACCCGGACTACTTTGGCAACATTGTCGATTCGTTTGCAATCGAATCGCCGCATGAGGCTTTGGTCGTCAATGTCACCAGTCAGGTGCAAGTCAACGCGATCAACCCATTCGATTCGCCCGGCATTCCAACGGTGGCTGAATTGGTCAACGCGATTCGAACGGGCCAAAATGAGTCGGATCTTTTCGCGAAGGAATATATCTTCGCTTCACCTCGCATTCCTTTGGGCGACCACTTCGCCGAGTATGCCAGGTCGATCATGGACGAGTCCTCCTCGCTCTTGGATGCAGTGCTTCATTTGACCAAGCACATCAACGAGGACTTTCAATACGATTCGACGGCCACCGATGTCGCGACCACCACACAAGCCGCGTTCGAATTGAAAGCGGGTGTTTGCCAAGATTTTTCGCATGTCCAAATTGCATGTTTGCGAAGCCTAGGATTGCCGGCCCGTTATGTCAGCGGTTACTTGCGAACCTTGCCTCCCCCGGGAAAACCGCGATTGATTGGCAACGACGAATCGCACGCGTGGATCAGTGTCTACGCGGGAGAAACGTTGGGCTGGATCGATTTTGATCCGACCAATGCGTGTCAAATCGGCGTCGACCATATTCCGGTTTGTGTGGGTCGAGATTATGACGACATCAGCCCCATGCGCGGCATCGTACTAGGCGGCGGCGACACGACCCTTGCCGTCAAGGTGGACGTCGCACCGGTCGAACTGCCAACAGAGGTGGGGCCACCTGCCTGA
- a CDS encoding circularly permuted type 2 ATP-grasp protein, producing the protein MILGSSLLPTQIEPQVNVPIPTAAAQSSESSPAPPPALSLANYATMAERYDECRLPDGPLRPCWKSIADEVSALGASGLNDRESQIEQLIRENGSTFQIDTGEGTQTRPWQLATVPMAIADDDWNRLATGLAQRTRVLEAILADLLGPQRLIRERVLPPELLWDNPRFLRVYHNLSVSAGHRLHLVGFDVARASDGAWWVTGDRTRAPSGLGYLLENRIVHGRVFPHLSRAANVRRLASFFGTMRRHFRSLAPRQNENPRVALLTPGHGSYRDFEDAYLARYLGYTLVQGRDLAVRGERLHLKTLGGLLPIEVLWRHVSDRKCDPLELDGHSTEGVTGLLRCKRGGQLAVVNSIGTAIAEMPALIPFLPAAAKLLLGETLQLPSVATYWCGAEKERRYVLEHLDELVLRDAFAVNDTRPVMPVRCTAEEKEALVRRIKAQPNRFVGQHRLAHSVTPVWHGERFEPWHVSLRTFVLQTKTSIEVLPGALARVSPKEDLLSNSPTQGQLTQDCWIVSDKPVDHDTTLLSNDESTIVLRRSGAELPSRVAEHLFWLGRYVERCESIARLLRTTLARLVGEDDLTDPPEMSRLIAALAAVGQLEPDYAIEGLDGAMPQVDSMLPASVFDTSNPRALQISVASALHNATAVRDRISLDAYRIFQSVHADISGSRRPSTINVSRAMERLNRLITHLMAFSGLTAESLTRTHGWRFVLLGRRLERADQTAELLLATMVRPIADEVGLCESILDATDSLMTYRSRYLSLVRPAPTIDLMVTDETNPRSLRFQLNDIQQLLNDLPTEPGRVALGADERLARELQHPLLIADVATLTEVSESGNRAELQRLLELVQARIPQLANAIAGRYLIHTAPEQTLTGDREQTLDESLMPPEATQG; encoded by the coding sequence ATGATCCTTGGGTCGTCGCTGTTGCCAACTCAGATCGAACCACAGGTGAACGTGCCGATTCCCACCGCAGCTGCCCAATCCAGTGAATCATCGCCGGCACCGCCCCCGGCTCTGTCACTGGCAAACTACGCCACGATGGCGGAACGATACGACGAATGTCGGCTGCCCGATGGGCCGTTGCGTCCGTGTTGGAAAAGCATTGCCGATGAAGTCTCGGCACTCGGCGCATCGGGACTGAACGATCGCGAATCGCAAATCGAGCAATTGATTCGCGAAAACGGTTCGACTTTTCAGATTGATACGGGCGAAGGCACGCAGACTCGTCCGTGGCAATTGGCAACCGTTCCAATGGCAATCGCGGACGACGACTGGAATCGGTTGGCGACCGGGTTGGCACAACGAACTCGCGTCCTCGAAGCCATCTTGGCTGACCTGCTTGGGCCTCAACGACTCATTCGCGAGCGCGTGTTGCCGCCGGAATTGTTGTGGGACAATCCCCGGTTCCTTCGCGTCTATCACAACTTGTCCGTCTCGGCCGGACATCGGTTGCACTTGGTTGGCTTCGATGTCGCACGTGCCAGCGATGGCGCTTGGTGGGTCACCGGTGATCGCACCCGGGCGCCGAGCGGATTGGGCTATTTGCTAGAGAACCGCATCGTTCACGGCCGCGTTTTCCCGCATCTCAGTCGTGCAGCGAACGTGCGTCGATTGGCATCTTTTTTCGGGACGATGCGGCGGCACTTCCGTTCACTGGCACCTCGCCAAAACGAGAATCCACGGGTTGCTTTGCTGACGCCCGGACACGGCAGTTACCGCGATTTTGAAGACGCTTATTTGGCGAGGTATCTGGGATACACACTCGTGCAAGGCCGTGATTTGGCCGTGCGTGGCGAGCGGTTGCATTTGAAAACGTTGGGTGGATTGCTGCCCATCGAAGTTCTTTGGCGACACGTTTCTGATCGGAAGTGTGATCCACTGGAATTGGATGGTCATTCGACCGAAGGCGTGACAGGTTTGTTGCGATGCAAACGCGGCGGCCAATTGGCGGTGGTCAATTCCATCGGCACCGCGATCGCCGAGATGCCCGCTTTGATTCCATTCTTGCCCGCTGCCGCAAAGTTGTTGCTCGGTGAAACGCTGCAACTCCCCAGCGTCGCGACGTATTGGTGTGGGGCCGAGAAAGAACGTCGCTATGTGCTGGAACATCTCGACGAATTGGTTTTGCGAGACGCATTCGCGGTCAACGACACTCGTCCGGTGATGCCGGTCCGCTGCACAGCCGAAGAGAAGGAGGCGTTGGTTCGTCGAATCAAGGCGCAGCCCAACCGATTTGTCGGACAGCATCGTTTGGCTCACAGCGTCACGCCCGTGTGGCACGGCGAGCGATTCGAACCGTGGCACGTCTCACTGCGAACGTTCGTGTTGCAGACCAAAACCAGTATCGAAGTGTTGCCGGGTGCCTTGGCTCGTGTCAGTCCCAAAGAGGATCTGCTGAGCAACTCGCCCACGCAGGGTCAGCTGACGCAAGATTGTTGGATCGTGAGCGACAAACCCGTCGACCATGACACGACGTTGCTATCGAATGACGAGAGCACGATTGTGTTGCGACGTAGCGGCGCCGAATTGCCGAGTCGCGTGGCGGAGCATCTGTTTTGGTTGGGACGTTATGTCGAGCGTTGTGAATCCATTGCACGATTGCTGCGGACGACGTTGGCTCGTTTGGTCGGTGAAGACGACCTCACTGATCCGCCCGAAATGTCGAGGTTGATTGCTGCTTTGGCGGCTGTCGGCCAATTGGAACCGGACTACGCGATTGAAGGTCTCGACGGCGCGATGCCGCAAGTGGACAGCATGTTGCCCGCCAGTGTGTTCGACACCTCCAATCCACGCGCATTGCAAATATCGGTCGCCAGTGCGCTGCACAACGCGACCGCGGTTCGCGATCGGATCTCGCTCGATGCCTATCGAATTTTCCAGAGTGTGCACGCGGATATTTCTGGTTCGCGGCGACCATCGACGATCAACGTTTCTCGAGCGATGGAGCGACTCAATCGTCTGATCACTCACCTGATGGCGTTCAGTGGATTGACTGCGGAAAGCCTCACGCGAACCCATGGATGGCGTTTTGTCTTGTTGGGACGTCGTTTGGAACGAGCCGATCAGACCGCGGAATTGTTGCTTGCCACGATGGTCCGACCGATCGCGGACGAAGTCGGCTTGTGCGAAAGCATCCTCGATGCGACCGACAGTTTGATGACGTATCGTTCGCGATATTTGTCGTTGGTTCGTCCCGCACCGACGATTGATTTGATGGTCACGGATGAAACCAACCCACGATCACTGCGTTTTCAACTCAACGACATCCAACAGTTGCTCAACGATTTGCCAACCGAACCCGGACGGGTCGCATTGGGTGCAGACGAGCGTTTGGCGCGAGAACTTCAGCACCCGTTGTTGATTGCCGACGTGGCGACATTGACAGAAGTCAGCGAGTCGGGGAATCGTGCCGAACTGCAACGCTTACTCGAATTGGTCCAGGCCAGAATCCCTCAGCTCGCCAATGCCATCGCGGGGCGATACCTCATCCACACCGCGCCGGAACAAACTCTGACTGGTGACCGCGAACAAACGTTGGATGAGTCATTGATGCCTCCCGAAGCGACTCAAGGGTGA
- a CDS encoding transglutaminase family protein, which translates to MTIRVALHHKTSYKYERPIMVGSQQVRLRPAYHGRTPIVSYNLAISPEDHFCNWQQDPFANPVARLVFEKPTDHFTVCVDLVADMTVINPFEFFVDDSAQEWPFEYDDQVKRQLASYLAPVEMTPKFEQWIETLPKKSERIIDFLVDVNRAAQSKVDYKIRMEPGVQTPEETLTLCSGSCRDSAWLLVNAFRHMGMAARFVSGYLIQLTADQESLDGPNGPTEDFCDLHAWTEVYLPGAGWVGLDPTSGLMAGEGHIPLACTPTFTDAAPIIGGHEPCEVEFEHEMTVTRVHEDPRVTKPYAESTWQDILQAGREIDEQLEAADVRLTMGGEPTFVSIDNMDDPQWNTDAVGEEKRVLSNVLLTRLRERWAPGSLLHYGQGKWYPGESLPRWALTCLWRRDGQSIWHDDQWIADEGKDYGHTHRDAERFVKSLARELNVSARMTFPVHEDVFHYLWRENRLPIDVEPTDPKLEDPNERAMMMRTFNAGLGSPVGFVLPVRRAWWQARPGWISGRWPVRSERVYLIPGDSPIGLRLPLDRLPVASASEVPFYTAPMDPTAPHGPLPSTDMPRGNEQDPRTQQRGDSREEARTRIHPQVLDEEDDDNLPTSEDVVQTALCVECRYGRLYVFMPPTQRIEDYLDLVTAIEQTCAATELPVIIEGYLPPSDDRIELFKVTPDPGVIEVNTQPTASWDELVELTESLYHEARKSRLGTEKFDLDGYHTGTGGGNHIVMGGRSTNESPFLRRPDLLASFIRFWNNHPSLSYMFSSRFIGPTSQAPRMDEARQDAAYEMDIALSQLPPSETDVPPWLVDRLFRDLMVDLTGNTHRAEICVDKLYSPDSSTGRLGLVELRGFEMPPHEQMSLAQLLLIRSCVAAFWQKPYDRPIQHWGTRLHDQFLLPHFAWQDLTQLVGELNAKGSPMSADWFAVHHEFRFPLIGEMVLDGMRVELRSAIEPWYVMGEEPGASGTTRFVDSSLERLQVLVEGLEPDRHALMVAGREVPLHATGVAGQYVAGIRYRAWQPPRCLHPTIGIHTPLRFDLVNRAAHRSIGGCTYHTVHPGGLSHERFPVNPKEAESRRASRFRELTLTGGEIVLPGLPPRTGFEPFPVTMDLRRG; encoded by the coding sequence ATGACGATCCGCGTCGCGCTGCATCATAAAACGTCTTACAAGTACGAACGACCGATCATGGTCGGTTCTCAACAAGTCCGATTGCGTCCGGCCTATCACGGTCGAACGCCCATCGTGTCGTACAACCTAGCGATCTCGCCAGAGGACCATTTCTGCAACTGGCAACAAGATCCGTTTGCCAACCCGGTTGCGCGATTGGTGTTTGAAAAACCGACGGATCACTTCACGGTTTGCGTGGACTTGGTCGCGGACATGACCGTGATCAATCCGTTTGAGTTCTTCGTCGATGATTCGGCTCAGGAATGGCCGTTCGAATACGACGATCAAGTCAAACGGCAACTGGCCAGCTATTTGGCGCCGGTGGAGATGACGCCGAAGTTCGAGCAGTGGATTGAGACGCTTCCCAAGAAGTCGGAGCGAATCATCGATTTCTTGGTCGATGTCAATCGAGCCGCTCAGTCGAAGGTCGACTACAAAATTCGCATGGAACCGGGTGTTCAAACACCGGAAGAAACGCTGACGCTGTGCAGCGGTTCGTGTCGTGACTCGGCATGGTTGCTGGTCAACGCTTTTCGTCACATGGGGATGGCCGCACGGTTTGTCTCGGGCTATTTGATTCAGTTGACTGCCGATCAAGAATCCTTGGATGGGCCAAATGGACCGACCGAAGACTTCTGCGATTTGCACGCTTGGACCGAGGTTTACCTTCCGGGTGCCGGATGGGTCGGACTGGACCCGACCAGCGGTTTGATGGCCGGCGAAGGTCACATTCCACTGGCCTGCACGCCGACGTTCACCGACGCGGCACCGATCATTGGTGGACACGAACCGTGTGAAGTCGAATTTGAGCACGAGATGACAGTCACGCGGGTCCATGAAGATCCACGGGTGACGAAGCCGTACGCCGAATCCACTTGGCAAGACATTCTGCAGGCCGGTCGAGAGATCGATGAGCAACTGGAAGCCGCTGATGTGCGGTTGACGATGGGTGGCGAACCCACGTTTGTTTCAATCGACAACATGGATGACCCGCAGTGGAACACAGATGCGGTTGGCGAAGAGAAACGTGTGCTCAGCAATGTGCTGCTCACGCGACTGCGCGAACGCTGGGCTCCCGGCAGTTTGCTGCACTACGGACAAGGCAAATGGTATCCCGGTGAGTCACTGCCTCGGTGGGCGCTGACCTGTTTGTGGCGTCGCGATGGACAATCGATTTGGCACGATGATCAGTGGATCGCTGACGAAGGCAAAGACTACGGTCACACTCATCGCGATGCCGAACGTTTCGTGAAATCTTTGGCCCGTGAGCTGAATGTCAGCGCTCGAATGACGTTTCCAGTTCACGAAGACGTCTTTCACTACCTGTGGCGAGAGAACCGTCTTCCGATTGACGTCGAGCCAACGGACCCGAAGTTAGAAGACCCCAACGAACGCGCGATGATGATGCGGACGTTCAACGCGGGATTGGGGTCACCGGTTGGATTCGTGCTTCCCGTTCGTCGGGCGTGGTGGCAGGCTCGTCCGGGTTGGATCAGTGGGCGATGGCCGGTTCGAAGCGAACGGGTGTATTTGATTCCTGGTGATTCGCCGATTGGTTTGCGATTGCCGTTGGACCGTTTGCCGGTTGCTTCCGCTTCGGAAGTTCCGTTCTACACCGCACCGATGGACCCGACCGCTCCGCATGGACCGCTGCCATCGACGGACATGCCGCGCGGCAATGAACAGGATCCTCGCACCCAGCAACGAGGAGATTCTCGAGAAGAGGCACGCACACGGATTCATCCTCAGGTTTTGGATGAAGAAGACGACGACAATTTGCCAACCAGTGAAGATGTCGTGCAAACGGCACTTTGCGTCGAATGTCGCTATGGCCGGTTGTATGTCTTCATGCCGCCAACGCAGCGGATCGAAGACTACTTGGATCTGGTCACAGCGATCGAGCAGACTTGTGCGGCGACTGAACTGCCGGTCATCATCGAGGGGTACTTGCCTCCATCGGACGATCGAATTGAGTTGTTCAAGGTCACTCCTGACCCAGGTGTGATCGAAGTCAACACGCAACCAACGGCGTCATGGGATGAGTTGGTTGAATTGACTGAATCGCTATATCACGAAGCCCGCAAATCACGGTTGGGAACCGAGAAGTTCGATCTGGACGGCTACCACACTGGGACTGGTGGCGGGAACCACATCGTGATGGGCGGGCGATCAACCAACGAAAGCCCGTTCTTGCGACGGCCAGATTTGTTAGCCAGCTTCATTCGGTTCTGGAACAATCACCCGTCGCTGTCGTACATGTTCAGCAGTCGTTTCATCGGCCCGACCAGCCAAGCGCCTCGGATGGACGAGGCAAGGCAGGACGCGGCTTACGAGATGGATATCGCGCTGAGTCAGTTGCCGCCGTCAGAAACGGATGTACCGCCGTGGTTGGTCGACCGTTTGTTCCGTGACTTGATGGTTGATTTGACCGGCAACACGCACCGCGCCGAAATCTGCGTCGACAAGTTGTATTCGCCGGACAGTTCCACCGGTCGTTTGGGCTTGGTCGAATTGCGTGGTTTTGAAATGCCGCCGCACGAACAAATGAGTTTGGCTCAGTTGTTATTGATTCGATCGTGTGTCGCCGCGTTCTGGCAAAAACCCTACGACCGCCCGATCCAACACTGGGGCACACGGCTTCACGATCAATTCTTGCTGCCTCACTTTGCTTGGCAGGACCTCACGCAACTGGTCGGGGAACTCAACGCCAAGGGATCCCCGATGTCAGCGGATTGGTTCGCGGTGCATCACGAATTCCGGTTCCCGTTGATTGGGGAAATGGTTCTCGATGGAATGCGTGTGGAACTTCGAAGTGCGATCGAGCCTTGGTACGTAATGGGCGAAGAACCCGGCGCGAGCGGCACGACTCGGTTTGTTGATTCATCGCTCGAACGATTGCAGGTCTTGGTCGAAGGTTTGGAACCCGATCGTCACGCGTTGATGGTTGCGGGCCGCGAAGTTCCGCTTCATGCGACCGGCGTCGCTGGGCAATACGTCGCTGGCATTCGCTATCGAGCGTGGCAGCCACCTCGATGTTTGCATCCGACAATCGGCATCCACACCCCGCTGCGATTTGATCTGGTGAACCGAGCGGCTCATCGTTCCATTGGCGGGTGCACTTACCACACCGTCCACCCGGGCGGACTCAGTCACGAGCGTTTCCCGGTCAATCCGAAGGAAGCCGAATCGCGTCGCGCATCGCGTTTCCGTGAATTGACGCTGACGGGTGGCGAAATTGTGTTGCCTGGATTGCCACCGCGAACTGGATTTGAGCCGTTCCCTGTGACGATGGATCTACGACGCGGATAA
- a CDS encoding alpha-E domain-containing protein — protein MLSRVAESVYWMSRQVERAENIARFLEVTLNLILDQPENLVDPWSPLVQVTADEEWFEEKYGKPDSRNVVQFLAFDDEYPNSMVSCLRAARENARGVRETLSSEAFEQLNEFYHFVGDASPAAAMDPTSQFFDAVRKQTLLWSGVFASTMAQDSGWHFANLGRMLERADKTSRILDVKYFNLLPNLADVGTAVDDLQWSALLLAISGIEAYRRDHHQIEIEKVVDFFLFNRSFPRSIHHCIASANWSLGEIEEASSSDMARTAGPILDELQHRLAHTQVEEALAGGMHQFVDSVQTEINRIGEALGQDYFQISVNT, from the coding sequence ATGCTTTCACGCGTTGCTGAATCCGTTTATTGGATGAGTCGCCAAGTGGAACGTGCCGAGAACATTGCACGTTTCCTGGAGGTCACTCTGAACTTGATCCTGGATCAACCTGAAAACTTGGTTGATCCATGGAGTCCGTTGGTGCAGGTCACTGCCGACGAAGAATGGTTTGAAGAGAAGTACGGCAAACCGGACAGTCGCAATGTTGTTCAGTTTCTCGCTTTTGACGATGAGTATCCCAACAGCATGGTTTCATGCTTGCGTGCGGCTCGCGAAAATGCCCGGGGCGTTCGCGAGACGTTGTCATCCGAAGCGTTTGAACAATTGAATGAGTTCTATCACTTTGTCGGTGACGCCTCGCCGGCTGCGGCGATGGATCCGACCAGCCAGTTCTTTGACGCGGTACGCAAACAAACGTTGTTATGGAGTGGTGTCTTTGCCAGCACCATGGCCCAAGACAGCGGCTGGCATTTCGCGAACCTGGGTCGCATGCTGGAGCGGGCCGACAAGACGTCTCGCATCCTGGATGTGAAGTACTTCAACTTATTACCGAACTTGGCCGACGTTGGCACGGCGGTGGATGATTTGCAATGGTCGGCGCTGCTTCTCGCAATCAGCGGGATCGAAGCCTATCGACGTGATCACCATCAAATTGAAATTGAAAAGGTCGTTGACTTCTTCCTCTTCAATCGTAGTTTTCCAAGATCGATTCACCACTGCATCGCATCAGCAAACTGGTCGCTTGGTGAAATCGAAGAAGCCTCTTCCAGTGATATGGCGCGGACGGCGGGTCCCATACTCGACGAACTGCAGCATCGTTTGGCTCACACACAAGTCGAAGAAGCCCTGGCGGGCGGCATGCACCAATTCGTTGATTCGGTGCAAACCGAGATCAACCGAATCGGTGAGGCTCTTGGACAAGACTATTTTCAAATCTCGGTGAATACATGA
- a CDS encoding circularly permuted type 2 ATP-grasp protein: protein MQNQPQQTQSQLAQAQAGQSQNGQMQSQSGPVPCLDGYETGSFFDEVVDQDACARPDAVALVDLINRLPSGELNRRQLAIERSLYQMGITFTVYSDSAGTEKIMPFDIVPRIIAPDVWTHIDSGLKQRIRALNRFLSDIYNERKIIEDGIIPASIVDSCPAYLPQCRGLRPPHDVWCHITGTDLVRDNDGNVFVLEDNLRCPSGVSYVLQNRSVMKRNFPQAFTASMVRPVSDYPARLYQMLRRMAPAHITNPNVVVLTPGVYNSAYYEHSYLAHQMGVELVEGRDLLVKDDRVYMRTTDGLQSVDVIYRRVDDTFLDPKVFNPKSVLGVPGLMSAYRAGNVALANAPGTGVADDKVVYAYVPEMIRYYLGEEPILSNVPTYLCDREEDRAYVLDHLDELVVKAAGESGGYGILIGPHATPEERQEFAEKIIENPRNYIAQPTLQLSRVPTMVGDHLEGRHVDLRPYILCDGPDDVWVLPGGLTRVALKKGCLVVNSSQGGGSKDTWVVAQAGEAIARV, encoded by the coding sequence ATGCAAAATCAGCCGCAACAAACTCAGTCGCAGTTGGCTCAGGCTCAGGCCGGTCAATCTCAAAACGGACAGATGCAATCTCAGTCGGGGCCGGTTCCTTGTTTGGACGGTTACGAGACGGGATCGTTCTTCGATGAAGTGGTGGATCAAGATGCCTGTGCGCGGCCCGATGCCGTCGCACTGGTCGATTTGATCAACCGGCTGCCGTCGGGTGAGCTGAATCGTCGACAGTTGGCGATCGAACGATCCCTGTACCAGATGGGCATCACGTTCACGGTCTATAGCGATTCGGCTGGTACCGAAAAAATCATGCCGTTCGACATCGTTCCGCGAATCATCGCGCCCGATGTTTGGACGCACATCGATAGCGGACTGAAGCAACGCATTCGCGCGCTCAACCGATTTCTTTCGGACATCTACAACGAACGAAAAATCATCGAAGACGGCATCATTCCGGCGTCAATCGTGGATTCATGCCCGGCCTATTTGCCTCAGTGCCGAGGCCTTCGTCCGCCACACGACGTTTGGTGCCACATCACGGGAACCGACCTCGTTCGCGACAACGACGGCAACGTGTTCGTATTGGAAGACAACCTGCGTTGCCCATCGGGTGTTTCGTATGTGTTGCAAAACCGCTCGGTGATGAAGCGAAACTTCCCGCAAGCCTTCACGGCATCGATGGTCCGCCCGGTCAGCGACTATCCCGCACGGCTCTATCAGATGCTTCGCCGAATGGCACCCGCCCATATCACGAATCCCAACGTGGTTGTTCTGACACCGGGAGTCTACAACAGCGCTTACTACGAGCATTCTTACCTGGCTCACCAGATGGGCGTCGAGCTGGTCGAAGGCCGAGACTTGTTGGTCAAGGACGATCGTGTCTACATGCGAACGACCGATGGCCTTCAAAGCGTGGACGTGATTTATCGACGCGTCGATGACACGTTCTTGGATCCGAAAGTGTTCAACCCGAAATCAGTGTTGGGTGTCCCCGGACTGATGTCGGCGTATCGTGCCGGCAATGTGGCTTTGGCCAATGCACCTGGTACCGGTGTTGCTGATGACAAAGTGGTTTACGCATATGTGCCGGAGATGATCCGATACTATCTTGGCGAAGAACCGATCCTATCCAATGTGCCAACTTACTTGTGCGACCGAGAAGAAGACCGCGCTTACGTGCTGGATCACTTGGACGAGTTGGTCGTGAAAGCGGCGGGCGAATCGGGCGGGTACGGCATCTTGATTGGTCCGCACGCGACACCAGAAGAACGCCAAGAATTCGCCGAGAAAATCATCGAGAATCCTCGCAATTACATCGCTCAACCAACCCTGCAATTGTCCAGGGTTCCGACCATGGTGGGCGATCATTTGGAAGGACGTCACGTCGATTTGCGACCTTATATTCTGTGTGATGGTCCGGATGACGTCTGGGTTCTGCCAGGCGGTTTGACTCGTGTGGCGCTCAAGAAGGGCTGTCTCGTCGTGAACTCGTCCCAAGGTGGCGGCAGCAAGGACACGTGGGTGGTGGCCCAAGCTGGTGAAGCCATCGCGCGGGTTTAA
- a CDS encoding metallophosphoesterase: MAELVPESDPTDPLQLAFISDLHLFSSRCNYERHEATIRRAVEASDVCVWGGDLFDFCWSRIGGGDVSRKAAIDWLEAWRAEFPEKTFVYLTGNHDAQAAFRESLDQWALPHTQPENLSPSDTNGDNSDSTGAAQHIRLPMRPGSVYVGLDAIRLADTLMVHGDVIEGGRNSVGLDQYRNRWAHEPATSPANLQNGLYDAAVTARLHLAAAGVAHRRRSTCLRLLHWARQQPDWMHHNIGQVVFGHTHRCLRGVHVAGIDFYNAGAAVKHVKFEPVVLPVSVSV, from the coding sequence TTGGCGGAATTAGTTCCCGAGTCTGATCCTACCGATCCGCTTCAACTGGCATTCATCTCGGATCTGCATCTGTTCAGTTCACGCTGCAATTATGAGCGGCATGAAGCGACAATTCGACGGGCGGTGGAGGCCTCGGACGTCTGCGTATGGGGCGGCGATCTGTTCGACTTTTGCTGGAGTCGGATCGGTGGCGGCGATGTGTCTCGCAAAGCCGCGATCGATTGGTTGGAAGCCTGGCGAGCTGAATTTCCGGAGAAGACGTTCGTTTATCTCACCGGCAATCACGACGCCCAAGCCGCTTTTCGCGAGTCGCTGGATCAGTGGGCTCTTCCGCACACTCAGCCCGAAAACTTGTCGCCGAGCGATACCAATGGGGACAACTCGGACTCGACGGGGGCAGCTCAGCACATTCGGCTGCCGATGCGACCGGGTTCCGTTTATGTGGGATTGGATGCGATTCGTCTGGCCGACACATTGATGGTCCACGGCGACGTGATCGAGGGTGGTCGCAATTCTGTCGGACTGGATCAATATCGAAACCGTTGGGCTCACGAACCAGCCACCTCGCCGGCCAATCTACAAAACGGTTTGTACGACGCTGCGGTGACCGCGCGATTGCATTTGGCCGCAGCGGGAGTGGCACATCGTCGCCGGTCGACTTGTTTGCGTTTGCTTCACTGGGCGAGGCAACAACCTGATTGGATGCACCACAACATTGGCCAAGTCGTGTTTGGTCACACTCACCGGTGCCTCCGTGGTGTCCATGTCGCTGGGATTGACTTTTACAACGCCGGCGCCGCGGTCAAACACGTGAAATTCGAACCCGTGGTTCTGCCGGTTTCGGTCAGTGTTTGA